Proteins from one Bacteroides zhangwenhongii genomic window:
- a CDS encoding MarR family winged helix-turn-helix transcriptional regulator: MIEQFNFDIRLIFAILNGKVSAAINRKLYRNFRQNGLEISPEQWTVLIFLWEKDGVTQQELCNATFKDKPSMTRLIDNMERQHLVVRISDKRDRRTNLIHLTKDGKELEEKARIIAGQTLKEALHGITLDELSIGQEVLKKVFFNTKD; encoded by the coding sequence ATGATAGAGCAATTTAACTTCGACATCCGGCTTATATTCGCCATATTAAATGGTAAAGTTTCTGCGGCAATTAACCGGAAACTATACCGTAACTTCCGCCAGAACGGTTTAGAAATCAGCCCGGAGCAATGGACGGTACTCATTTTCTTATGGGAAAAAGACGGTGTTACACAACAAGAGTTGTGCAATGCAACTTTTAAAGACAAACCCAGTATGACCCGTTTGATAGATAATATGGAACGGCAGCACCTTGTTGTCCGTATCTCGGACAAGAGAGACCGCCGCACCAATCTGATTCATCTGACCAAAGACGGCAAAGAGCTGGAAGAAAAAGCGCGCATTATTGCCGGACAGACTTTGAAAGAGGCGCTTCACGGCATTACTCTCGACGAATTGAGTATCGGACAGGAAGTATTGAAAAAGGTATTCTTCAACACGAAAGATTAA
- the rpsR gene encoding 30S ribosomal protein S18: MAQQVQSEIRYLTPPSVDVKKKKYCRFKKSGIKYIDYKDPEFLKKFLNEQGKILPRRITGTSLKFQRRIAQAVKRARHLALLPYVTDMMK; the protein is encoded by the coding sequence ATGGCACAACAAGTTCAATCAGAAATCAGATACTTAACTCCGCCGTCAGTAGACGTTAAGAAGAAAAAATATTGCCGTTTCAAAAAAAGCGGTATTAAGTACATCGACTACAAAGATCCTGAATTTTTGAAGAAATTCTTGAATGAACAAGGTAAAATCCTTCCGCGTCGTATCACAGGTACTTCTTTGAAGTTCCAACGTCGTATCGCGCAGGCTGTGAAGAGAGCTCGTCACTTGGCATTACTGCCTTATGTAACTGACATGATGAAATAA
- the rprY gene encoding response regulator transcription factor RprY, which produces MDEKLRILLCEDDENLGMLLREYLQAKGYSAELYPDGDAGYKAFLKNKYDLCVFDVMMPKKDGFTLAQDVRAANAEIPIIFLTAKTLKEDILEGFKIGADDYITKPFSMEELTFRIEAILRRVRGKKNKESNIYKIGKFTFDTQKQILATEGKQTKLTTKESELLGLLCAHANEILQRDFALKTIWIDDNYFNARSMDVYITKLRKHLKEDDSIEIINIHGKGYKLITPEVES; this is translated from the coding sequence ATGGACGAGAAACTGCGTATTTTATTATGCGAGGATGACGAAAATCTTGGCATGCTTTTAAGAGAATATTTACAGGCAAAAGGTTATTCTGCTGAGTTATATCCTGATGGAGACGCCGGTTATAAGGCTTTCTTGAAGAATAAATATGACTTGTGCGTGTTTGACGTAATGATGCCTAAGAAAGATGGCTTCACATTGGCACAGGATGTCCGTGCAGCGAACGCTGAGATTCCTATTATTTTCCTGACAGCAAAAACGCTGAAGGAAGATATTCTGGAAGGATTTAAGATTGGTGCGGATGATTATATCACCAAGCCGTTTAGTATGGAAGAACTGACATTCAGAATTGAAGCGATCTTGAGACGTGTTCGCGGAAAGAAGAACAAAGAAAGTAATATCTATAAGATTGGTAAGTTTACTTTTGATACCCAGAAGCAGATTCTGGCAACGGAGGGTAAGCAGACTAAGTTGACTACAAAAGAATCTGAGTTACTTGGCTTACTTTGCGCACATGCAAATGAAATCTTGCAGCGTGACTTTGCTTTGAAGACTATCTGGATTGATGATAATTATTTCAATGCCCGCAGTATGGATGTGTATATTACGAAACTGCGTAAACATTTGAAAGAAGATGATTCTATCGAGATTATCAATATTCACGGAAAAGGCTACAAGCTGATTACGCCGGAAGTTGAATCTTAA
- a CDS encoding elongation factor G: MKVYQTNEIKNIALLGSSGSGKTTLVEAMLFESGVIKRRGSVAAKNTVSDYFPVEQEYGYSVFSTVLHVEWNNKKLNIIDCPGSDDFVGSTVTALNVTDTAIILLNGQYGVEVGTQNHFRYTEKLNKPVIFLVNQLDNEKCDYDNILEQLKEAYGSKVVPIQYPISTGPGFNALIDVLLMKKYSWKPEGGAPTIEDIPAEEMDKAMEMHKALVEAAAENDEGLMEKFFEQESLSEDEMREGIRKGLIARGMFPVFCVCGGKDMGVRRLMEFLGNVVPFVSEMPKVQNTEGKEVAPDANGPESLYFFKTSVEPHIGEVSYFKVMSGKVHEGDDLLNADRGSKERIAQIYVVAGGNRIKVEELQAGDIGAAVKLKDVKTGNTLNGKDCDYKFNFIKYPNSKYSRAIRPVNEADVEKMMTILNRMREEDPTWVIEQSKELKQTLVHGQGEFHLRTLKWRLENNEKLQVKYEEPKIPYRETITKAARADYRHKKQSGGAGQFGEVHLIVEPYKEGMPVPDTYKFNGQEFKINVKGTEEVPLEWGGKLVFINSIVGGSIDARFLPAIMKGIMSRMEQGPLTGSYARDVRVIVYDGKMHPVDSNEISFMLAGRNAFSEAFKNAGPKILEPIYDVEVFVPSDRMGDVMGDLQGRRAMIMGMSSEKGFEKLVAKVPLKEMSSYSTALSSLTGGRASFIMKFSSYELVPTDVQDKLIKDFEAKQTEE; encoded by the coding sequence ATGAAAGTATATCAGACTAATGAAATCAAGAACATTGCCTTGTTAGGAAGTTCTGGCTCTGGGAAAACCACTCTCGTGGAAGCGATGCTTTTCGAGAGTGGTGTTATAAAACGTCGCGGATCTGTTGCCGCCAAAAACACTGTTAGTGATTATTTCCCTGTTGAACAAGAGTATGGTTACTCCGTTTTCTCCACCGTTCTCCATGTAGAATGGAATAATAAAAAACTTAATATTATTGACTGTCCGGGTTCGGACGACTTTGTAGGCAGTACAGTAACTGCATTAAATGTGACCGACACTGCAATTATTCTTCTCAATGGCCAATACGGCGTCGAAGTCGGTACACAAAATCACTTCCGATATACAGAAAAACTGAATAAACCTGTTATTTTTCTAGTCAACCAGCTTGATAATGAAAAATGCGACTATGATAATATCCTCGAACAATTGAAAGAGGCTTACGGTTCTAAGGTTGTTCCCATCCAATACCCTATCAGTACAGGACCGGGCTTTAATGCTTTGATTGATGTGCTGTTGATGAAGAAATATTCGTGGAAGCCCGAAGGAGGCGCTCCGACGATTGAAGATATTCCGGCAGAAGAAATGGATAAGGCTATGGAAATGCACAAAGCATTGGTCGAGGCTGCTGCTGAAAATGATGAAGGACTGATGGAAAAATTCTTTGAACAAGAATCTCTTTCGGAGGATGAAATGCGCGAAGGTATCCGTAAGGGATTGATAGCCAGAGGTATGTTCCCTGTATTTTGTGTCTGTGGAGGTAAGGATATGGGCGTTCGCCGCTTGATGGAATTCTTGGGCAACGTTGTTCCTTTTGTCTCTGAAATGCCGAAAGTTCAGAACACGGAAGGCAAGGAGGTAGCTCCGGATGCCAACGGACCGGAATCTCTTTATTTCTTCAAGACCAGTGTGGAGCCGCATATCGGTGAGGTTTCCTATTTTAAAGTAATGAGCGGTAAAGTTCATGAGGGAGACGATCTTCTGAATGCTGATCGTGGCTCGAAAGAACGTATTGCGCAGATTTATGTGGTAGCCGGTGGTAACCGCATAAAAGTGGAGGAACTTCAGGCGGGTGATATCGGTGCCGCTGTGAAACTGAAAGATGTGAAAACCGGTAATACATTGAATGGTAAAGATTGCGATTATAAATTTAACTTTATCAAATATCCGAACTCAAAATATTCTCGTGCCATCAGACCGGTGAATGAAGCGGATGTGGAAAAGATGATGACTATCTTGAACCGTATGCGTGAGGAAGATCCGACTTGGGTTATCGAACAGTCTAAAGAACTGAAACAGACATTAGTGCATGGGCAGGGCGAGTTTCATCTCCGTACGTTGAAATGGCGCCTGGAAAACAATGAAAAACTCCAGGTGAAATACGAGGAACCGAAGATTCCGTATCGTGAAACTATCACGAAAGCTGCGCGTGCCGACTATCGTCACAAGAAACAATCGGGTGGTGCCGGTCAGTTTGGTGAGGTTCATCTGATTGTAGAACCCTATAAAGAAGGTATGCCTGTGCCCGATACGTATAAATTCAACGGACAGGAGTTCAAGATTAATGTGAAAGGTACGGAAGAAGTTCCATTGGAATGGGGAGGTAAACTGGTGTTTATCAACAGTATCGTCGGTGGTTCTATCGATGCACGTTTCTTGCCTGCCATAATGAAGGGAATCATGTCCCGTATGGAACAAGGACCGTTGACAGGTTCGTATGCCCGTGATGTACGTGTGATTGTGTACGATGGAAAGATGCACCCGGTGGATTCTAATGAAATTTCTTTCATGCTTGCCGGACGTAATGCCTTTAGTGAAGCCTTTAAGAATGCAGGTCCGAAGATTCTGGAACCCATTTATGATGTGGAAGTATTTGTGCCGTCTGACAGAATGGGCGATGTGATGGGGGATCTTCAGGGACGTCGTGCCATGATTATGGGTATGAGTAGTGAGAAAGGCTTTGAGAAACTGGTTGCAAAAGTACCTCTGAAAGAAATGTCGTCTTACTCTACAGCTCTTAGCTCGCTGACCGGCGGACGTGCTTCGTTTATCATGAAGTTCTCTAGTTATGAGCTTGTTCCGACGGATGTTCAGGATAAGTTGATTAAGGATTTTGAAGCTAAGCAGACAGAAGAATAA
- a CDS encoding sensor histidine kinase, whose translation MKKSTIWILGIVMGLSFLSLLYLQVSYIEEMMKTRKEQFDMAVRNSLDQVSKDVEYAETQRWLIEDISEAERKALIENNPSLQQNNMVQQTQRFTMKSKDGKVYTDFELKVMTTKPSELPKAMISPYRGSKTIPETSRSLIEAIKNRYMYQRELLNEVVWQMIYRASDKSIGDRVRFGDLNGYLKSNLYNNNIDLPFHFTVIDKDGKEVYRCADYDPKGNDEVYQQALFKNDPPAKMSVLNVHFPGRRDYLFDSISFMIPSLIFTMVLLVTFIFTIYIVFRQKKLTEMKNDFINNMTHEFKTPISTISLAAQMLKDPAVGKSPQMFQHISGVINDETKRLRFQVEKVLQMSMFDRQKATLKMKEIDANELITGVVNTFALKVERYNGKITSNLEATDPVIFADEMHITNVIFNLMDNAVKYKKPDEDLELNVRTWNESGKLMISIQDNGIGIKKENLKKIFEKFYRVHTGNLHDVKGFGLGLAYVKKIIVDHKGTIRAESDLNVGTKFIIALPLLKNN comes from the coding sequence ATGAAGAAGTCAACAATTTGGATATTAGGTATTGTAATGGGGCTTTCATTCCTCAGTTTACTGTATTTACAGGTCAGTTATATTGAGGAAATGATGAAAACCCGGAAGGAACAGTTTGATATGGCTGTGCGCAATAGTCTGGATCAGGTTTCTAAGGATGTGGAATATGCGGAAACGCAACGTTGGTTGATTGAGGATATTTCTGAAGCGGAAAGAAAAGCGTTGATTGAGAACAATCCTTCGCTGCAACAGAATAATATGGTTCAGCAGACGCAACGTTTTACGATGAAGTCTAAAGATGGAAAGGTTTATACGGATTTTGAATTGAAGGTGATGACTACCAAACCATCCGAACTTCCGAAAGCTATGATCTCTCCTTATAGAGGATCAAAAACGATTCCGGAGACTTCGCGTTCACTGATTGAGGCTATCAAGAACCGATATATGTATCAACGTGAGCTACTTAATGAAGTGGTCTGGCAGATGATTTATCGGGCAAGTGACAAGTCGATCGGAGATAGAGTACGGTTTGGTGATTTAAACGGTTACTTGAAATCGAATCTGTATAATAATAATATAGACCTGCCTTTTCACTTTACGGTGATTGACAAGGATGGAAAGGAAGTCTATCGTTGTGCGGATTATGATCCGAAGGGAAATGATGAAGTGTACCAGCAGGCCTTGTTTAAAAATGATCCGCCTGCGAAGATGAGTGTACTGAACGTACATTTTCCGGGAAGAAGAGATTATCTTTTTGATTCGATCAGTTTCATGATTCCGTCGTTGATATTTACAATGGTGTTGTTGGTGACATTCATTTTTACGATTTATATCGTGTTCCGTCAGAAGAAATTGACGGAGATGAAGAACGACTTTATCAATAATATGACGCATGAGTTTAAGACTCCGATCTCCACCATTTCGCTGGCGGCGCAGATGTTGAAAGATCCGGCGGTTGGAAAATCTCCGCAGATGTTCCAGCATATATCGGGGGTTATAAATGATGAAACCAAACGCCTGCGTTTTCAAGTGGAAAAGGTGCTCCAAATGTCGATGTTCGACCGGCAGAAGGCAACTTTGAAGATGAAGGAAATCGATGCGAACGAACTGATAACGGGAGTTGTCAATACCTTTGCCTTGAAAGTGGAACGGTATAATGGAAAGATAACATCGAACCTTGAGGCGACCGATCCTGTTATATTTGCAGACGAGATGCATATTACGAATGTCATCTTTAATCTGATGGATAATGCGGTGAAGTATAAAAAGCCGGATGAGGATTTGGAATTGAACGTGAGAACATGGAATGAATCAGGTAAACTGATGATTTCGATACAGGATAATGGTATTGGTATCAAGAAGGAAAACCTGAAAAAGATATTTGAAAAGTTCTATCGTGTGCATACGGGTAATCTGCACGATGTGAAGGGCTTTGGACTGGGATTGGCTTATGTGAAGAAAATTATTGTCGATCATAAGGGAACCATCCGGGCTGAAAGTGACCTGAATGTAGGAACTAAATTTATTATTGCATTACCTTTATTAAAAAATAATTGA
- the rpsF gene encoding 30S ribosomal protein S6, whose product MNQYETVFILTPVLSDVQMKEAVEKFKGILQAEGAEIINEENWGLKKLAYPIQKKSTGFYQLIEFNADPTVIDKLEVNFRRDERVIRFLTFKMDKYAAEYAAKRRSVKSNKKED is encoded by the coding sequence ATGAATCAATACGAAACCGTTTTCATTTTAACTCCCGTTTTATCTGATGTTCAGATGAAGGAAGCGGTAGAGAAATTCAAAGGTATTCTTCAAGCTGAAGGTGCTGAGATTATCAATGAAGAAAACTGGGGACTGAAGAAATTGGCTTATCCAATTCAGAAGAAGTCTACAGGTTTCTATCAGCTGATTGAGTTCAATGCAGATCCTACTGTAATTGACAAGTTGGAAGTAAACTTCCGTCGTGATGAACGCGTTATCCGTTTCTTGACTTTCAAGATGGATAAGTATGCTGCTGAATATGCTGCAAAAAGAAGAAGTGTTAAATCAAACAAAAAGGAGGATTAA